The region GAGCAGAAGGTCCAGATCGACGAGGTGGGAACCATCATCTCGCTGGGCGACGGAATTGCGCGTGTCCACGGCCTGGACAAGGTTATGGCCGGTGAGCTGATCGATTTTCCGCATGGTATTGCCGGTCTCGCGATGAACCTCGACGAAGACCAGGTCGGAGCCGTGCTTCTGGGCGACTACACGGAGCTGAAGGAAGGCGACCAGGTCAAGCGCACCGGACGCATCATGTCGGTTCCCGTGGGCGAAGCCATGATTGGCCGTGTGGTCAACGCTCTCGGCCAGCCGATCGATGACAAGGGTCCGATCAACGCGACCGAATACAATCCGGTCGAGCGTCTGGCCCCCGGCGTTATCGCCCGTCAGTCGGTTCGTGAGCCGATGGCGACGGGGATCAAGGCGATCGACACGATGATCCCGATCGGCCGTGGTCAACGCGAGCTGCTGATCGGCGACCGTCAGACGGGTAAGACCGCCATTGCGCTCGACACCATCATCAACTCGGCCAAGAACAACCTCATCTGCATCTACTGCGCGATCGGTCAGAAGCGCTCGTCGGTGGCCCAGGTGGTTCAGACGCTCGAAGAGAATGGCGCCATGCCGTACACCATCGTTGTTGCGGCCACGGCCTCCGAGCCCGCTCCGATGCAGTACCTGGCTCCGTTTGCCGCGACCGCCATCGGCGAGTACTTCCGCGATAACGGGAAGCACGCCCTGGTCATCTACGACGATCTTTCGAAGCACGCTGCTTCGTACCGTGAGATATCTCTGCTGCTGCGTCGTCCTCCGGGACGTGAGGCGTATCCGGGCGACGTCTTCTATCTGCACTCGCGTCTGCTCGAGCGCTCCTCGAAGCTGTCGGATGAGCTTGGCGGAGGTTCGCTCACTGCGCTCCCCATCATCGAGACGCAGGCCGGCGACGTTTCGGCCTACATCCCGACGAACGTCATCTCGATCACCGATGGTCAGATCTTCCTTGAGACCGATCTGTTCAACTCCGGCGTTCGTCCTGCCGTCAACGTCGGTCTTTCGGTATCCCGCGTAGGTTTTGCCGCGGCGGTGAAGGCGACCAAGCAGGTAGGCTCCACCCTGAAGCTGGACCTCGCCCAGTATCGCGAGCTTGCGGCCTTCGCGCAGTTCGGGTCCGACCTGGATCCGGTCACGCAGCGCCAGTTGAACCGCGGCCAGCGCTTAACCGAGCTGCTCAAGCAGCCGCAGTTCCAGCCGCTTCCGTTCGAAAAGCAGGTTGCCATCATCTTTGCCGGCGTCAACGGTCTGCTGGACGATGTCGCCGTGGCTGATCTTCGCGCCTTCGAGGATGGCCTCTATCCCTACCTGGAATCGTCGAGCGGTGGCAATGTGCTCTCCGATATCGCGACGAAAAAGGCGATCGACGACGACATCAAGAGCCGCCTGACCC is a window of Edaphobacter sp. 12200R-103 DNA encoding:
- the atpA gene encoding F0F1 ATP synthase subunit alpha, with protein sequence MAQINAGEITELLRQQIENYEQKVQIDEVGTIISLGDGIARVHGLDKVMAGELIDFPHGIAGLAMNLDEDQVGAVLLGDYTELKEGDQVKRTGRIMSVPVGEAMIGRVVNALGQPIDDKGPINATEYNPVERLAPGVIARQSVREPMATGIKAIDTMIPIGRGQRELLIGDRQTGKTAIALDTIINSAKNNLICIYCAIGQKRSSVAQVVQTLEENGAMPYTIVVAATASEPAPMQYLAPFAATAIGEYFRDNGKHALVIYDDLSKHAASYREISLLLRRPPGREAYPGDVFYLHSRLLERSSKLSDELGGGSLTALPIIETQAGDVSAYIPTNVISITDGQIFLETDLFNSGVRPAVNVGLSVSRVGFAAAVKATKQVGSTLKLDLAQYRELAAFAQFGSDLDPVTQRQLNRGQRLTELLKQPQFQPLPFEKQVAIIFAGVNGLLDDVAVADLRAFEDGLYPYLESSSGGNVLSDIATKKAIDDDIKSRLTQAINDYKATFLAQRKEKETAKAK